From a single Aminobacterium mobile DSM 12262 genomic region:
- the metG gene encoding methionine--tRNA ligase: MSEKNFYITTPIYYVNDIPHIGHAYTTIAADVMARYRRMTGYDVFFCTGTDEHGQKIQQSAEKKGLTAKELADKTMENFRKLWEVLNISNDDFIRTTEKRHEVVVQAIFKKLMEQGDIYKGTYEGWYCIPCETYVPESSMGEDKTCPDCGRPLQKMEEESYFFRASKYADQLLDYYEKNLKAIMPKSRYNEIVSFIKSGLRDQSVSRTTIKWGIPLPGDEKHVVYVWFDALINYLTACGYMSDPQKLEKYWPHVHHLVGKDIIRFHCVIWPIMLIALGLNPPVSVFAHGWWTVEGEKMSKSKGNVVDPFEMVKCYGVDPFRYFLLREVTFGLDGDFSEQAMVQRINSDLANDLGNLLNRTLQMVKNFRNGVIPSYTSFNAMDEDIKECIVSTFAQVEEHMSNFAYDEALKSIWGLIRQGNKYIDETMPWKLGKEGPEERLDTVLFVLAEILRATGLLITPVMPYAAQRLWQQMGLPGKPEDHSICGYVFGEFPAGIKTAKGDVLFPRIDLEKWKKEKAEREEKKNSMPDPGNHEEQILIDDFTKVELRVGQIVEVEDIPKARKLYKLLVDLGYEKRTIVSGIKEHFTKEELFGKRIVVVVNLKPVKLCGVESRGMLLASGPADKSTLALLTPDKNIPLGCRVS; the protein is encoded by the coding sequence ATGTCTGAGAAAAACTTTTATATCACGACTCCCATTTATTATGTTAACGATATCCCCCATATAGGACACGCCTATACAACTATAGCTGCTGATGTTATGGCTCGATATCGACGAATGACGGGCTATGATGTTTTCTTCTGTACGGGAACTGACGAGCATGGTCAGAAAATCCAGCAAAGCGCTGAAAAGAAGGGGCTGACAGCGAAAGAGCTGGCAGATAAAACCATGGAAAACTTCCGCAAGCTTTGGGAAGTGCTGAATATTTCAAACGATGACTTTATCCGAACGACAGAGAAACGCCATGAAGTTGTGGTTCAGGCCATATTTAAAAAACTTATGGAACAAGGGGATATTTATAAGGGGACATATGAAGGATGGTATTGTATCCCTTGCGAAACATATGTTCCAGAAAGCAGCATGGGAGAAGATAAGACATGTCCAGACTGTGGGCGTCCTCTTCAGAAAATGGAGGAGGAAAGCTACTTTTTCAGGGCATCAAAATATGCTGATCAGCTTTTAGATTACTATGAGAAAAATCTAAAAGCTATTATGCCTAAAAGCCGGTATAACGAGATAGTCAGTTTTATCAAAAGTGGCCTCCGGGACCAATCTGTTTCTCGCACTACTATCAAGTGGGGCATCCCTCTCCCAGGCGATGAAAAACATGTAGTTTATGTATGGTTTGATGCGTTGATTAACTATCTAACGGCATGTGGTTATATGTCTGATCCTCAAAAACTGGAGAAATATTGGCCCCATGTCCATCACCTTGTTGGAAAAGACATTATTCGATTTCATTGTGTTATTTGGCCCATTATGCTCATTGCGTTGGGGTTGAATCCTCCTGTCTCTGTTTTTGCTCATGGATGGTGGACTGTTGAAGGCGAAAAAATGTCGAAGTCGAAAGGGAATGTTGTGGATCCCTTTGAAATGGTGAAGTGTTATGGCGTGGACCCCTTCCGCTATTTCCTTCTTAGGGAAGTAACGTTTGGTCTTGACGGTGATTTCTCTGAGCAGGCTATGGTACAGCGTATTAATTCAGATTTGGCCAATGACCTTGGGAATTTACTCAATCGAACTCTTCAAATGGTCAAAAACTTTAGAAATGGCGTCATTCCTTCCTATACGTCTTTTAATGCCATGGATGAAGATATAAAGGAGTGTATCGTATCTACCTTTGCTCAAGTAGAGGAACATATGTCTAATTTTGCCTATGATGAAGCTCTAAAAAGCATCTGGGGCCTCATTCGACAAGGGAACAAATATATTGATGAGACTATGCCTTGGAAGCTCGGCAAAGAGGGACCTGAGGAGAGATTAGACACAGTGTTGTTCGTTCTCGCAGAGATTTTGCGAGCTACGGGCTTACTTATCACTCCTGTTATGCCTTATGCTGCTCAAAGACTATGGCAGCAAATGGGGCTTCCTGGAAAGCCAGAAGATCACAGCATTTGTGGTTACGTTTTTGGAGAATTCCCGGCAGGGATTAAAACAGCGAAAGGGGACGTTCTCTTCCCGCGTATTGACTTGGAGAAGTGGAAGAAAGAAAAGGCAGAGCGGGAGGAGAAAAAAAACTCCATGCCCGACCCAGGTAACCATGAAGAGCAAATTTTAATTGATGATTTTACAAAAGTAGAACTGAGAGTAGGGCAAATAGTAGAAGTTGAGGATATCCCTAAAGCGAGAAAGCTATATAAACTTTTAGTCGATCTCGGCTATGAAAAGCGTACTATCGTTTCCGGAATAAAGGAACATTTTACAAAGGAAGAGCTCTTTGGGAAGAGGATCGTTGTAGTGGTGAACCTTAAGCCCGTTAAACTTTGCGGTGTCGAGAGCAGAGGAATGCTTTTGGCTTCAGGCCCCGCTGATAAATCTACGTTGGCTTTGTTGACCCCTGACAAAAATATTCCCTTGGGATGTCGAGTTAGCTAA
- a CDS encoding TatD family hydrolase, whose amino-acid sequence MSYFVDTHCHLNSEDYKEDLSLVVDRALESGLRRMLVVGGDIPSSKEAVHLAEKYSAQGLFAAIGVHPHDASTISWGIPEELKSLACHPRVLAIGESGLDYFYDYSPRDIQQQVLLWHIQWAKEVDKPLILHVRDAFQDLFATLDRSGNSFFKGVIHCFSGNMEDGKQALDMGFYLSFAGPVTYKRNHILREVAASMPLDRLLCETDAPWLAPQHHRGKRNEPSLVTEVYDVVAEARGISVEELKRVVWRNAYSLFQWEDQ is encoded by the coding sequence GTGTCATATTTTGTTGATACTCATTGTCATTTAAATTCAGAGGATTATAAAGAGGATCTCTCTCTCGTAGTCGATAGAGCGTTGGAATCAGGTCTTCGACGCATGCTTGTAGTAGGTGGCGATATTCCCTCTAGCAAAGAGGCTGTACATCTAGCAGAAAAATACAGCGCACAGGGCCTTTTTGCTGCTATTGGCGTCCATCCCCATGATGCAAGTACTATCTCATGGGGCATACCGGAAGAGTTGAAAAGTCTTGCTTGTCACCCGCGAGTATTAGCTATTGGGGAAAGCGGTCTGGATTATTTCTACGATTACTCTCCACGAGATATTCAGCAACAGGTGCTTTTATGGCACATTCAGTGGGCCAAGGAAGTGGACAAACCTCTTATCCTTCATGTAAGAGATGCCTTTCAAGATCTCTTCGCCACTCTGGATCGAAGTGGGAACTCCTTTTTCAAAGGTGTTATACACTGTTTTTCTGGAAATATGGAGGATGGAAAACAAGCATTGGATATGGGGTTTTATCTTTCTTTTGCAGGCCCTGTAACGTATAAAAGAAATCATATTTTAAGAGAAGTTGCAGCATCCATGCCTCTAGATAGACTGTTGTGCGAAACAGATGCCCCCTGGCTTGCCCCCCAGCATCATCGGGGAAAAAGAAATGAGCCATCTCTTGTTACTGAGGTATACGATGTAGTGGCCGAGGCTAGGGGAATAAGTGTGGAAGAACTGAAAAGGGTAGTCTGGCGCAATGCCTATTCCCTCTTTCAATGGGAGGATCAATAA
- the tgt gene encoding tRNA guanosine(34) transglycosylase Tgt has translation MFTFRVLAQCPETGARAGEFETPHGVICTPVFMPVGTQATVKAMAPFELEAIKAQIILSNTYHLYLRPGADIVEEAGGLHRFMDWHHPILTDSGGFQVFSLATLNKVTDEGVICQSHLDGSRHVMNPEWSMDVQQKLGSDIAMCFDQCLHYPCTREEAEAALARTTRWAYRSKEAHHRVDQALFGIVQGSVYEDLRRQSAREITALDFPGYGIGGLSVGEPHHVMYQMLDVLKTEMPFNKPRYLMGVGHPSNLVEGVARGVDMFDCVLPTRNGRTGTVFVSTGKINIKNQIYARDFSPIDPHCDCYVCRHFTKAYLRHLYKAGEILAARLCSWHNLRFLIRLMEQMRESILNGNFPEFRQHFNEVFHGEGDENEN, from the coding sequence ATGTTTACATTTCGAGTACTCGCACAATGCCCGGAAACAGGAGCGAGGGCAGGAGAATTTGAAACCCCCCATGGGGTTATTTGTACCCCTGTTTTTATGCCTGTAGGGACTCAGGCAACTGTAAAAGCTATGGCTCCCTTTGAATTAGAAGCCATAAAAGCGCAAATTATTTTATCTAATACGTACCATCTCTATCTTCGCCCTGGGGCAGATATTGTGGAGGAAGCAGGTGGGCTCCATCGTTTTATGGATTGGCATCACCCTATCTTAACTGATAGTGGCGGATTCCAGGTTTTTTCCCTTGCCACCCTGAATAAAGTGACAGATGAAGGCGTTATTTGCCAATCCCATCTCGACGGAAGTCGCCATGTCATGAATCCCGAATGGTCTATGGATGTGCAACAGAAGCTGGGAAGCGATATAGCCATGTGTTTCGATCAGTGCCTTCACTATCCTTGTACTCGTGAGGAAGCAGAAGCTGCTTTAGCTCGCACGACTCGATGGGCTTATCGTTCTAAAGAAGCCCATCATAGGGTAGATCAAGCCCTTTTTGGCATTGTCCAGGGATCAGTTTATGAAGATTTACGCCGTCAATCTGCTCGAGAGATTACAGCATTGGATTTCCCGGGATATGGCATAGGAGGGCTTTCAGTGGGAGAACCCCATCACGTCATGTATCAAATGCTTGATGTGCTGAAGACAGAAATGCCCTTTAATAAACCTCGTTATCTCATGGGAGTGGGCCATCCTTCCAATCTAGTAGAAGGAGTAGCCAGAGGAGTGGACATGTTTGACTGTGTCTTGCCAACCCGTAATGGCCGTACAGGAACTGTATTTGTTTCTACAGGGAAAATAAACATTAAGAATCAGATTTATGCTCGAGATTTTTCTCCTATTGATCCTCACTGCGACTGTTATGTTTGTCGTCACTTTACTAAGGCATATTTACGCCATCTTTACAAGGCAGGAGAAATATTAGCGGCTCGTTTATGTAGTTGGCATAATCTGAGATTCCTTATACGTCTCATGGAACAGATGAGAGAGTCTATTCTCAACGGAAACTTCCCAGAATTCAGACAACATTTTAATGAAGTTTTCCATGGAGAAGGTGACGAAAATGAAAACTAA